A single window of Colletes latitarsis isolate SP2378_abdomen chromosome 4, iyColLati1, whole genome shotgun sequence DNA harbors:
- the LOC143341427 gene encoding CREB-binding protein isoform X4: MADHLVDGPPNKRPKLGDPFQGTSDSAVGMAPLMMHHTYTTYGGGGSGNMQQMQGPPQQLHLPQHQLQPHWNNHTVQKRNYITNTDMFDLENDLPDDLLSSGSWGSATESAKPPATGPGPGQQNGALDSELRQHVQQQQQQLSHHLIQQQGNKNLVANSLVMAAGTLGNKSPNMQSPPNVSVSKVVDPQMVVSLGNLPSSIASSLANNQMSIANSMGGLQSSMSMAGSNPTMSMSGGMNSGLVMTSTASGNNNMGGMAGGSLIVTNSLNKQSLNTVTMMSSNTQGIHHPSGPHSVAQMQNGPGIMNTRAVAMQQQQAHMVSAAARGQSPHQQVHQVGIGPGQGGPRMQAPPNMANMPNMGQIGASSPYSYASPGSGPGPGVTVCTNSPVGVVAPQQKGVGTNMTAMQAGRFGTTGPIGSATVVGGPEGGMAQQAQPPAPSPAQSQSGAPTGVQSGPQQATQGQISGTGAPAGATKSTADPEKRKLIQQQLVLLLHAHKCQRRESQANGDVWQCTLPDCKTMKNVLNHMTACQAGKNCTVPHCSSSRQIISHWKHCNRNDCPVCLPLKQANKNKTTNAAAASTSQPNSQPNPSATEMRRAYDALGIQCPTTTPGLGPGQCVTRRIPAPGMQGATGTMGNVRLAQPQTQAASGQSVVGAGQQVVAPNVSLPLSSDSNTVGVAGNQAASTSGVTPAAAAAAVNIQQSVNVHQLFGLNDSGQLNVAAENRLASPQLPVGAQQSQVTATPMPGTKEWHQSVTPDLRNHLVHKLVQAIFPTPDPNAMLDKRMHNLVAYARKVEGDMYEMANSRSEYYHLLAEKIYKIQKELEEKRQKRKEQQQLQAQQQQQQPQPGSSGTAGPGLRPCAPPGVGTVPPSRPVGTVTPSLRSHSPGMAQLGTLPTMGIPHNRMQFSQQQAQQQQQQVQGQAQTKVQVQQQMQQQQQQQQQQQQQQQQQQGILVGPPGPSPNGQTSSNPNVVPNPGLSPFGQPQMSQANLTTTTTSATTSQFPTSNGTSGLPNSSPVQSQHQFPDLMKVRMAQAQAAIAHKHQQQQQQQQQQQQQQQQQQPPPQPQQQQNQSQPQQPTSTSNQSSAATSMPQAPSPFNNMQQQSNQQQSQQFNNNRPLPSVSTSNDSGISTSTPQTIPPPASSGPSPGPVTTNGPQSTTSTPNTPLVPSLMTPNQTVSSANQTPPHPGTTPSPAGLASLGKGMTSQERAALNAPRASSMSSQMAAITAALDRDNSPSPPMNNNKGKLDSIKEESMKMEIKQEDGSENHRMDGGKSVNNDMSIKTEIKTEAMEEGSGEGITKEESSGIKEEPVTPMSSQDTTPDIKPLVPEPIQSSGTSTDKKRLCLFKPDELRQALMPTLEKLYRQDPDSIPFRQPVDPQALGIPDYFDIVKKPMDLSTIKRKLDTGQYSDPWEYVDDVWMMFDNAWLYNRKTSRVYRYCTKLSEVFEQEIDPVMQALGYCCGRKYTFNPQVLCCYGKQLCTIPRDAKYYSYQNSLKAYGLVSDRYTFCQKCFNDIPGDTVTLGDDPTQPQTAIKKEQFQEMKNDHLELEPFVVCTDCGRKVHQICVLHMESIWPLGFTCDNCLKKKGQKRKENKFNAKRLPVTKLGTYIETRVNNFLKKKEAGAGEVAIRVVASSDKVVEVKPGMRSRFVENGDMPGEFPYRAKALFAFEEVDGTDVCFFGMHVQEYGSECTPPNTRRVYIAYLDSVHFFRPRQFRTAVYHEILLGYLDYAKQLGYTMAHIWACPPSEGDDYIFHCHPQEQKIPKPKRLQEWYKKMLDKGMVERIVLDYKDILKQAMEDKLSSAADLPYFEGDFWPNVLEESIKELDQEEEEKRKQAEAAEAAAANAIFSLSEDSETGPDGKKKGQKKAKKSNKSKANQRKNSKKSNTPQTGNDLSAKIFATMEKHKEVFFVIRLHSAQSAASLAPIQDPDPVINCDLMDGRDAFLTMARERHYEFSSLRRAKFSSMSMLYELHNQGQDKFVYTCNNCKSHVETRYHCTVCDDFDLCISCKEKDGHPHHMEKLGLDLDDGSSPADAKQANPQEARKLSIQRCIQSLVHACQCRDANCRLPSCQKMKRVVTHTKVCKRKTNGGCPICKQLIALCCYHAKHCQETKCLVPFCSNIKHKLKQQQLQQRLQQAQLLRRRMAVMNTRPTGPVGAMQTGQQTSNVTMPTGVAMKPGVSPTNLPSPHQPGIGLKPGTQTPPAHVLQVVKQVQEEAARQQAPHVGYGKVTPGGGVGVGVGVGGQTGGVMPPPQMQRPMPVQMANPSGTHLIPMDQWTPSRYQTSAVMQQNPGLRQQTPQQLMQQQQQHQGQPGMGMGGQMPRQPGVIGGPVSQVGPQAQNNMHKHVLQQLMQTLKNPHTPEQQNQILQILKSNPPIMAAFIKQRALALQQQSGQYGGGVGGPLGPNQPQQQPGLQHMMSQQQQQQQQQQQHQQQQQQQQQHQQQQQQQQGRMQIQAMLNQQQQQQQQQQQQQQQQQPVQQQPQWYKQQMLVMQQRQQQAQQQQQQQQQQQQQQPFTQPPAPPYGQQRPIRPSLLGKSHLIPDKMRFVEPLGSWSNVCHDSAYSSSGYSGFSEQGYGQPGLKPTPPPIPSPQGVMGPPGISVQQQLMQSVRSPPPIRSPQPNPSPRPVPSPRNQPVPSPRSGPVPSPHHHPPHGTPTHSPAHELGGPSEMMLSQLNGGTGTPTGHPGTMPHHPSPAPPPTSGTDSSEVTPMTPQDQLSKFVEGL, from the exons ATGGCCGACCACCTGGTGGACGGCCCGCCGAACAAGCGGCCGAAGCTTGGAGATCCTTTTCAAGGGACTTCGGACTCCGCGG TGGGTATGGCGCCTCTAATGATGCACCATACTTATACAACCTATGGGGGAGGTGGCAGTGGTAACATGCAACAAATGCAGGGCCCGCCACAACAGCTACATCTGCCACAGCATCAGCTGCAGCCACATTGGAACAACCATACCGTCCAGAAAAGAA ATTACATAACAAACACAGATATGTTTGATCTTGAAAATGATCTACCCGACGATCTATTATCATCGGGGTCTTGGGGTTCCGCAACCGAGAGCGCTAAACCACCAGCAACAGGCCCAGGTCCAGGGCAGCAAAATGGTGCCCTTGACTCGGAACTTCGACAGCAtgtacagcaacaacaacaacaactttCGCATCATCTAATACAACAACAA GGTAACAAGAATTTGGTTGCTAACTCTTTAGTAATGGCTGCTGGAACCTTGGGTAACAAAAGTCCAAATATGCAATCTCCGCCGAATGTTTCTGTCTCTAAAGTAGTTGATCCACAAATGGTTGTGAGTCTGGGAAATTTACCAAGTAGCATAGCCAGTTCTTTGGCAAACAATCAAATGTCTATTGCAAATTCTATGGGAGGCCTTCAATCGTCGATGAGCATGGCAGGTAGTAATCCTACCATGTCAATGTCAGGTGGAATGAATTCTGGCCTAGTTATGACCAGCACTGCTAGTGGAAATAATAATATGGGTGGAATGGCAGGTGGAAGTTTAATTGTGACCAACAGTTTAAATAAACAGTCTTTAAATACT GTAACCATGATGAGCTCTAATACTCAAGGAATTCATCATCCTAGCGGGCCGCATAGCGTTGCTCAAATGCAGAATGGACCTGGAATAATGAACACCAGAGCTGTAGCAATGCAACAACAACAAGCGCATATGGTTAGTGCTGCAGCAAGAGGTCAAAGTCCGCATCAACAAGTACATCAAGTTGGTATTGGTCCTGGGCAAGGAGGTCCACGAATGCAGGCTCCTCCAAACATGGCAAATATGCCAAATATGGGACAAATCGGCGCATCCAGTCCCTATAGTTACG CATCTCCAGGTAGTGGACCAGGGCCTGGTGTTACCGTATGTACTAATAGTCCTGTTGGAGTTGTCGCGCCACAACAAAAAGGAGTAGGGACAAACATGACTGCCATGCAAGCTGGTAGATTTGGAACTACAGGACCCATTGGTTCTGCTACTGTTGTGGGTGGTCCAGAAGGTGGTATGGCGCAACAAGCTCAACCTCCTGCTCCAAGTCCAGCTCAATCTCAATCCGGTGCACCAACAGGAGTGCAATCTGGTCCACAACAAGCTACTCAGGGCCAAATATCTGGTACCGGTGCTCCAGctg GTGCTACAAAATCAACCGCCGATCCAGAAAAACGTAAACTTATTCAACAACAATTAGTTCTTTTGCTTCATGCGCATAAGTGTCAACGTCGAGAAAGCCAAGCTAACGGCGACGTTTGGCAATGTACATTGCCAGATTGTAAAACAATGAAGAACGTGTTGAACCATATGACTGCTTGTCAAGCAGGGAAAAATTGTACAGTGCCACACTGTAGTTCTTCGAGACAAATTATTAGTCATTGGAAACATTGTAACCGCAACGACTGTCCTGTGTGCTTACCCTTGAAACAagctaataaaaataaaactacaAACGCTGCTGCGGCATCTACGTCACAACCAAATAGTCAACCAAATCCGAGTGCAACCGAGATGAGAAGAGCATATGATGCTTTGGGTATTCAATGCCCTACGACAACGCCTGGTTTAGGACCTGGTCAGTGTGTTACTAGAAGAATACCTGCACCAGGTATGCAAGGAGCAACCGGGACAATGGGAAACGTCAGGCTAGCTCAACCTCAAACTCAAGCTGCTTCGGGTCAATCTGTGGTTGGTGCCGGGCAGCAAGTAGTTGCACCAAATGTATCTCTTCCTTTAAGTTCTGATTCTAATACTGTCGGGGTAGCTGGTAATCAGGCCGCGTCCACTAGTGGAGTTACACCTGCTGCAGCAGCGGCTGCTGTAAACATACAGCAATCGGTTAATGTGCAtcaattatttggtttaaacgATTCAGGGCAGCTCAATGTTGCGGCTGAAAATAGGCTAGCTAGCCCTCAACTTCCAGTTGGAGCTCAACAAAGTCAAGTAACAGCAACGCCGATGCCAGGAACGAAGGAGTGGCATCAATCCGTAACTCCAGATCTTAGaaatcatcttgttcataaaTTGGTTCAAGCAATATTTCCAACTCCCGATCCAAATGCTATGCTTGATAAAAGGATGCATAATTTGGTTGCGTATGCAAGGAAAGTTGAAGGTGATATGTATGAGATGGCTAATTCTAGATCAGAGTATTACCATTTACTTgctgaaaaaatatataagatTCAAAAGGAATTAGAGGAGAAGCGTCAAAAGCGGAAAGAACAGCAACAGTTACAggcgcaacagcaacagcaacaacctCAACCTGGGTCGTCCGGAACAGCTGGTCCGGGTTTGAGGCCGTGTGCTCCACCTGGCGTCGGAACTGTTCCACCATCGCGACCAGTTGGAACAGTTACTCCTAGTTTGCGTAGTCATTCACCGGGCATGGCTCAACTTGGAACTTTACCTACAATGGGCATTCCGCACAATAGAATGCAATTTTCTCAACAACAAgcccaacaacaacaacaacaggtgCAGGGTCAGGCCCAAACCAAAGTCCAAGTTCAGCAACAaatgcagcagcagcagcagcaacaacaacaacagcagcagcagcagcagcagcaacaaggaATTTTAGTTGGTCCACCGGGCCCTAGTCCAAACGGACAAACATCTTCTAACCCTAACGTCGTTCCAAATCCTGGTCTCAGCCCTTTCGGACAACCACAAATGTCACAAGCAAATTTAACAACTACTACCACATCTGCAACAACTAGTCAATTTCCAACCTCGAATGGCACTTCCGGTTTACCTAACAGTTCTCCTGTACAAAGTCAACATCAATTTCCCGACCTAATGAAAGTTAGAATGGCACAAGCTCAAGCAGCAATCGCGCATAAAcatcaacaacaacagcagcagcagcagcaacagcaacagcagcagcagcagcagcagccacCACCACAACCACAGCAACAGCAAAATCAGTCACAGCCACAACAACCGACAAGCACTTCTAATCAAAGCTCTGCGGCAACATCAATGCCTCAAGCACCATCACCGTTCAATAATATGCAGCAACAAAGTAATCAACAACAAAGTCAACAATTCAACAATAATCGGCCTCTACCATCCGTTTCAACGTCCAATGATAGCGGTATCAGCACGTCAACACCTCAAACAATACCACCTCCTGCGTCTAGCGGGCCTAGTCCCGGTCCAGTGACAACAAACGGACCTCAATCTACAACTTCCACACCTAATACACCGCTAGTTCCTTCATTGATGACTCCAAATCAAACAGTTTCTTCCGCCAACCAAACACCACCTCATCCTGGCACTACACCATCCCCCGCTGGTCTCGCAAGCCTAGGAAAAGGGATGACATCTCAGGAGAGGGCTGCACTAAATGCGCCGAGAGCTTCGTCTATGTCTTCGCAAATGGCCGCTATTACGGCTGCTTTAGATCGTGATAATTCTCCTAGTCCACCGATGAATAACAATAAAGGAAAACTGGATTCTATTAAAGAGGAGAGTATGAAAATGGAAATCAAACAAGAGGATGGTTCTGAGAATCATAGAATGGATGGTGGTAAAAGTGTAAACAACGATATGTCTATTAAAACTGAAATCAAAACAGAAGCAATGGAAGAAGGATCTGGGGAGGGTATCACGAAAGAAGAATCTTCCGGTATCAAGGAAGAGCCAGTGACACCGATGTCCAGTCAGGACACAACACCGGACATCAAACCATTAGTTCCTGAGCCGATACAGTCGAGCGGAACATCGACGGACAAGAAACGGTTGTGTTTGTTTAAACCCGACGAATTGCGTCAAGCACTGATGCCAACATTAGAAAAACTTTACCGTCAGGATCCGGATTCTATACCGTTTAGACAACCGGTTGACCCGCAAGCATTAGGAATCCCAGATTACTTTGACATCGTTAAAAAACCAATGGATCTTTCGACGATCAAAAGAAAATTAGATACGGGACAATACAGTGATCCATGGGAATATGTCGATGATGTGTGGATGATGTTTGACAATGCGTGGCTTTACAATCGTAAAACCTCGCGTGTTTACAGATATTGCACAAAG CTTTCGGAAGTTTTTGAACAAGAGATAGATCCTGTAATGCAGGCTCTAGGATATTGTTGCGGAAGGAAATACACGTTCAATCCGCAAGTTTTATGCTGTTACGGGAAACAGCTCTGTACAATACCGAGAGACGCAAAGTACTACTCCTATCAGAATAG TCTAAAGGCATATGGTCTTGTTTCCGACAGATACACCTTCTGTCAGAAATGTTTCAACGACATTCCTGGTGACACTGTGACGTTAGGAGACGATCCAACGCAACCTCAGAC TGCCATTAAAAAGGAACAGTTCCAGGAAATGAAGAACGATCATTTGGAATTGGAGCCTTTTGTTGTGTGTACAGATTGCGGTAGGAAAGTGCATCAAATCTGCGTGCTTCACATGGAATCAATTTGGCCGCTAGG GTTTACTTGTGataattgtttaaaaaagaaaGGACAGAAACGCAAAGAGAATAAATTTAATGCTAAACGTTTACCAGTTACAAAATTGGGCACTTATATCGAAACACGAGTAAATAACTTCTTAAAGAAAAAGGAAGCTGGTGCCGGCGAAGTCGCGATTAGAGTCGTAGCGTCAAGCGATAAAGTGGTCGAAGTAAAGCCTGGAATGAGAAGTAGATTTGTAGAAAACGGTGATATGCCTGGCGAATTTCCGTATAGAGCGAAAGCGCTGTTTGCATTTGAAGAGGTTGACGGCACCGATGTATGTTTTTTCGGCATGCATGTGCAAGAGTATGGCAGTGAATGTACACCACCTAATACCAGAAGAGTCTATATCGCGTACTTGGATTCCGTACACTTTTTCCGGCCTAGACAATTCCGAACAGCAGTCTATCACGAAATACTTCTTGGATATTTGGATTACGCGAAGCAACTCGG ATACACCATGGCTCATATCTGGGCTTGCCCACCTTCTGAAGGAGATGATTATATTTTTCACTGCCACCCCCAAGAACAAAAGATTCCAAAGCCTAAGAGATTACAGGAATGGTACAAGAAAATGTTAGATAAAGGCATGGTCGAGAGGATCGTACTTGATTACAAA GATATTTTGAAACAAGCAATGGAAGACAAATTGTCGTCAGCTGCCGATTTACCATATTTTGAGGGTGATTTTTGGCCCAATGTTTTAGAAGAAAGTATCAAGGAATTAGATCAAGAAGAGGAAGAAAAACGTAAACAAGCTGAAGCTGCCGAAGCCGCCGCCGCCAATGCG ATTTTCTCGTTATCGGAAGATTCTGAAACAGGTCCGGATGGAAAAAAGAaaggacagaaaaaggccaaaaaGTCTAACAAATCCAAAGCGAATCAAAGAAAAAACAGTAAAAAATCTAATACTCCTCAAACAGGAAATGacctttcggcaaaaatttttgcGACCATGGAGAAACATAAGGAAGTGTTTTTTGTTATCAGGTTGCATAGTGCTCAAAGTGCAGCCAGTTTAGCA CCCATTCAGGATCCTGATCCCGTTATTAATTGTGACCTTATGGATGGTCGTGATGCTTTTCTTACAATGGCTAGAGAAAGACATTACGAATTCTCTTCTTTGAGACGTGCGAAATTTAGTTCTATGTCCATGTTGTATGAATTGCACAACCAAGGCCAAGATAAATTTGTCTATACTTGTAATAACTGTAAGAGTCATGTAGAAACAAGATATCACTGTACGGTTTGTGAT GACTTTGACCTGTGTATAAGTTGTAAAGAGAAAGATGGTCATCCTCATCATATGGAGAAACTTGGTTTAGATTTAGATGATGGTTCATCGCCGGCCGATGCAAAGCAAGCAAATCCAcag GAGGCTCGTAAACTGTCGATACAAAGATGTATTCAATCGTTGGTACATGCGTGCCAGTGCAGAGATGCTAACTGTCGCCTACCCAGCTGTCAAAAGATGAAGAGAGTAGTAACGCATACAAAGGTTTGCAAGCGAAAGACGAATGGTGGCTGTCCAATATGTAAACAATTGATAGCGCTATGCTGTTACCATGCTAAACACTGCCAGGAGACTAAATGTCTAGTCCCGTTCTGCTCGAACATCAAACACAAGTTGAAGCAACAACAGCTTCAACAACGGTTACAGCAAGCGCAATTGTTGAG AAGAAGAATGGCTGTGATGAATACCCGACCAACGGGTCCTGTAGGAGCAATGCAAACTGGACAGCAAACTTCGAATGTTACTATGCCAACTGGTGTTGCTATGAAACCAGGAGTTAGCCCCACTAATTTACCTTCGCCGCACCAACCTGGAATAGGGCTGAAACCTGGCACACAAACACCACCTGCGCATGTTCTTCAGGTTGTTAAACAGGTACAAGAAGAAGCTGCAAGACAACAGGCGCCGCACGTAGGTTATGGCAAAGTAACGCCAGGCGGTGGTGTCGGTGTTGGAGTTGGCGTGGGAGGACAAACAGGTGGAGTGATGCCTCCACCACAAATGCAACGGCCGATGCCCGTccaaatggcaaatcccagtggtaCTCATCTCATTCCAATGGATCAGTGGACACCAAG CAGGTATCAAACGAGTGCGGTGATGCAACAAAATCCTGGTTTAAGGCAACAAACTCCGCAGCAATTAAtgcagcaacaacagcaacacCAGGGACAACCAGGAATGGGAATGGGAGGACAAATGCCGAGACAACCAGGCGTTATCGGTGGTCCGGTTAGTCAGGTTGGGCCGCAGGCTCAAAATAACATGCACAAGCATGTATTGCAGCAACTTATGCAGACTCTTAAGAATCCCCATACTCCCGAGCAACAAAACCAAATACTTCAAATACTCAAAAGTAATCCACCGATAATGGCCGCTTTCATCAAGCAACGG gcGCTTGCCCTTCAGCAACAAAGTGGTCAGTACGGCGGTGGAGTTGGGGGACCTCTGGGTCCTAATCAGCCGCAACAACAACCTGGTTTGCAGCATATGATGTctcaacagcaacagcagcagcagcagcaacaacaacaccagcagcagcagcagcagcagcaacaacatcagcagcagcagcagcagcagcaaggtAGAATGCAGATACAAGCGATGCTGaatcaacagcagcagcagcagcagcagcaacaacaacagcagcagcagcagcagcctgTTCAGCAGCAACCGCAGTGGTACAAACAGCAAATGCTGGTGATGCAGCAGAGACAGCAGCAGgctcaacaacaacagcagcagcagcaacaacaacaacagcagcaaccGTTCACACAACCACCGGCGCCTCCTTATGGTCAACAGCGACCAATAAGGCCGTCCCTTCTCGGTAAGAGTCATTTGATTCCCGACAAAATGAGATTCGTCGAGCCGCTTGGTTCGTGGTCTAACGTTTGCCACGATTCCGCGTATTCTTCCTCAGGTTACAGTGGCTTTAGTGAACAAGGCTACGGTCAACCCGGTTTAAAACCAACTCCACCTCCGATACCTTCTCCGCAAGGTGTGATGGGACCTCCAGGGATCTCTGTACAGCAACAGCTCATGCAGTCCGTTCGATCTCCGCCACCTATTCGATCTCCTCAACCAAATCCTTCTCCGCGACCGGTTCCATCCCCGCGTAATCAACCAGTTCCTTCGCCTCGATCAGGGCCGGTACCATCACCTCATCATCATCCACCTCATGGTACGCCGACGCATTCACCGGCTCATGAACTCGGCGGTCCAAGCGAAATGATGCTCTCACAGTTGAACGGCGGCACGGGCACGCCAACAGGTCATCCGGGGACCATGCCTCATCACCCATCTCCGGCTCCACCGCCTACTAGTGGCACAGACTCCAGTGAAGTGACGCCTATGACGCCACAAGACCAACTCTCGAAATTTGTCGAAGGATTGTAG